One genomic window of Dehalobacter sp. includes the following:
- a CDS encoding NADH-quinone oxidoreductase subunit F, with translation MSETAKNLKQYRIALRNCGLINPENILDYIAVGGYEALGRVLTTMSQDQVIDEIKKSGLRGRGGGGFPTGLKWEITKNQENKDKYIICNADEGDPGAFMDRSILEGDPHSVLEAMVIGGYAIGATTGFIYIRAEYPLAISRLQIALRQARELGFLGENIFNTSFSFDIQLKYGAGAFVCGEETALINSCEGKRGEPNFKPPYPAEEGYWGCPTCVNNVETFANISPIILKGSSWFASIGTEKSKGTKVFALVGKVKNVGLVEVPMGTTLREIIFQIGGGIPNGHKFKAVQTGGPSGGVIPEKHLDIPLDYDNLLSIGSMMGSGGMIIMDETDNMVNIAKFYLEFTMDESCGRCTPCRIGTKRLYEKLNLITRRKGTMADLDAIKQLAYMVKGSSLCGLGQTAPSPVISTMKYFWDEYLALIKDIDHPRGEGHYQAKNKIGLKS, from the coding sequence ATGTCAGAAACAGCAAAAAATCTGAAACAGTACCGAATTGCCCTGCGCAATTGCGGTCTGATTAACCCGGAAAATATCTTGGATTATATTGCGGTCGGAGGCTATGAGGCCTTGGGAAGAGTGCTGACAACAATGTCCCAGGATCAGGTCATAGACGAAATAAAAAAATCCGGGCTGCGAGGCCGCGGCGGCGGAGGATTCCCCACAGGTCTCAAATGGGAAATTACAAAGAATCAAGAAAACAAGGACAAATATATTATTTGCAATGCAGACGAAGGTGACCCCGGGGCCTTCATGGACCGGAGCATCCTGGAGGGCGATCCTCATTCCGTTTTAGAGGCCATGGTGATCGGTGGCTATGCGATTGGCGCCACCACTGGATTCATTTACATTCGGGCCGAATACCCGTTGGCAATTTCTAGGCTGCAAATTGCTTTGCGGCAGGCCCGAGAATTGGGCTTCCTGGGCGAAAATATTTTCAACACGTCTTTTTCCTTTGATATCCAGTTGAAATATGGAGCTGGGGCTTTTGTCTGCGGGGAAGAAACAGCGCTCATTAACTCCTGTGAAGGAAAACGCGGTGAGCCAAATTTTAAACCGCCTTATCCTGCGGAAGAAGGATATTGGGGCTGTCCGACCTGTGTAAACAATGTGGAGACGTTTGCCAATATTTCTCCGATTATCCTCAAAGGGAGCAGTTGGTTCGCTTCCATTGGCACTGAGAAAAGTAAAGGGACCAAGGTTTTTGCGTTGGTCGGTAAAGTCAAAAATGTTGGCCTGGTCGAAGTCCCCATGGGAACAACCTTACGAGAAATTATCTTTCAAATTGGCGGAGGTATCCCCAACGGCCACAAATTCAAAGCCGTTCAAACAGGGGGACCGTCCGGAGGCGTGATCCCGGAGAAACACCTGGACATTCCTTTAGACTATGATAACCTGCTCAGTATCGGGTCCATGATGGGATCAGGGGGCATGATCATCATGGATGAAACCGATAATATGGTCAATATCGCCAAGTTTTACCTGGAGTTTACGATGGATGAATCCTGTGGCCGCTGCACCCCCTGCCGGATCGGTACCAAGCGGTTATATGAAAAGCTGAATCTAATTACCCGCCGCAAAGGAACGATGGCGGATTTAGATGCCATCAAACAGCTCGCTTACATGGTTAAAGGTAGTTCGCTCTGCGGGCTTGGTCAGACTGCGCCCAGCCCGGTCATCAGTACCATGAAATATTTTTGGGACGAATACCTGGCCCTGATCAAAGACATTGACCATCCTCGAGGGGAAGGCCATTATCAAGCAAAGAATAAAATTGGTCTGAAATCATAA
- a CDS encoding (2Fe-2S) ferredoxin domain-containing protein, which produces MKVGSLEDLRRIKEEYQKNINIGQGGQTPEGQIKILVGMGTCGISSGSRETYNTFLDEITAQNITNAKVVPVGCIGCCHSEPTVQVNKPGEQPVLYGNVTKDKVREIMEQHIKNGKAVENLSLEINFDRV; this is translated from the coding sequence ATGAAGGTTGGTTCGTTGGAGGACTTAAGAAGAATTAAAGAAGAATACCAAAAAAATATAAATATAGGACAAGGCGGCCAAACGCCGGAAGGACAAATCAAAATTCTTGTGGGGATGGGCACCTGCGGCATCTCATCAGGTTCAAGGGAGACCTACAATACTTTTTTGGATGAGATCACTGCCCAGAACATAACCAATGCTAAAGTTGTTCCAGTTGGCTGCATTGGCTGCTGTCACTCGGAACCAACTGTTCAGGTAAATAAACCGGGCGAACAACCGGTTCTCTATGGCAATGTAACCAAAGACAAGGTTCGGGAAATTATGGAGCAGCATATTAAGAACGGCAAAGCAGTTGAAAATCTCTCTTTGGAAATAAACTTTGACCGGGTGTAG
- a CDS encoding NAD(P)H-dependent oxidoreductase subunit E translates to MTKPQAIDVMEPTNENLPREKFEELEAFINSLPTTKSALIEILHKAQNIFSYLPRDVQLFIARKLGIPGAEVFGVVSFYSYFTTKPRGKHTISVCMGTACFVKGADKIMERLKEKLGIESNEITPDGLFGLKDVRCIGTCGMAPVMMIDDKVFGRVREEDLDTILESYRRKEIQV, encoded by the coding sequence ATGACTAAGCCACAGGCAATCGATGTTATGGAACCAACCAATGAAAATCTGCCCAGAGAAAAATTCGAGGAACTGGAAGCTTTTATTAACAGTTTACCAACAACGAAAAGCGCTCTGATTGAAATCTTACATAAGGCCCAGAATATTTTCAGTTATTTACCGAGGGATGTACAACTTTTTATTGCCCGGAAATTAGGAATTCCGGGAGCGGAAGTATTCGGAGTCGTCAGCTTTTATTCCTACTTTACAACTAAGCCAAGGGGAAAACATACGATCAGTGTCTGTATGGGGACTGCTTGCTTTGTCAAAGGGGCGGATAAAATTATGGAAAGACTGAAAGAAAAGCTTGGTATTGAATCCAATGAAATTACACCTGACGGTCTTTTCGGTCTGAAAGATGTTCGTTGCATCGGCACTTGCGGCATGGCTCCCGTTATGATGATTGATGACAAAGTATTTGGCCGGGTGAGAGAAGAGGACCTGGATACCATCCTCGAATCATACCGCCGGAAGGAGATACAGGTATGA
- a CDS encoding prepilin peptidase — MNGNIIISFIVLLYGLVIGSFLNVCIYRIPIGKSVVSGRSYCPHCDTLIPWYLNIPVFSYFFLQGRCKNCRGPISPVYPAVELLNGVLYLIVWFTNGLSLESVFLAMLLSVLIVVSFIDWQKRVIPNKLVVFLLGLSVLHGVYQSVYFGAAWYTWAIGFFAASVPLFLLSLFFPDGLGGGDIKLMAAAGLFMGPSVLLALFLGSLYAGLTALLLITVKKRSPKSEIPFGPFLSLGIFTAMIFGEQIFLSAVSV; from the coding sequence TTGAACGGAAATATTATCATTTCTTTCATTGTGCTGCTGTATGGTTTGGTCATCGGCAGTTTTCTGAATGTGTGCATTTACCGGATTCCAATAGGAAAAAGCGTTGTCAGTGGCAGATCCTATTGCCCGCACTGTGATACGCTGATTCCGTGGTATCTGAACATCCCTGTTTTCAGCTACTTCTTTCTGCAGGGGCGCTGCAAAAACTGCCGGGGCCCGATCTCCCCGGTCTATCCCGCAGTCGAACTGCTGAACGGGGTCTTGTACCTGATTGTCTGGTTTACCAATGGACTGAGCCTGGAAAGTGTTTTTCTGGCAATGCTTTTGTCTGTGCTGATTGTCGTGTCGTTTATTGACTGGCAGAAAAGGGTGATTCCGAATAAGCTGGTCGTTTTTTTGTTGGGCTTAAGTGTTTTACACGGCGTTTATCAGAGCGTGTATTTTGGAGCTGCGTGGTATACCTGGGCCATTGGTTTTTTTGCGGCTTCCGTACCGCTTTTTCTTCTGAGCTTGTTTTTCCCCGATGGCCTAGGCGGAGGAGATATCAAGCTGATGGCCGCAGCAGGGCTTTTTATGGGCCCGTCGGTGCTGTTGGCGTTGTTCCTTGGTTCGTTGTATGCAGGTCTTACTGCGCTGTTACTGATCACAGTCAAAAAAAGATCCCCGAAATCAGAGATTCCTTTCGGACCGTTTCTGTCCCTCGGAATATTTACCGCAATGATCTTTGGAGAGCAGATCTTTCTATCCGCTGTGTCAGTATAA
- the guaA gene encoding glutamine-hydrolyzing GMP synthase yields MQMERELVLVLDFGGQYNQLIARRVREAKVYSEMISYKTPIEKIKAMAPKGIIFSGGPASVNQEGAPFIDPAIYELGIPILGICYGMQLMTVQLGGRVERPQAHEYGKTEITIEYNEGVWHGLKGARQCWMSHGDSVLELPAGFIRAAFTPNTPVAGIYCPEKNFYGVQFHPEVKHTPEGQAMLENFLYRVCGCQGNWTMESFIESQVQEIRKRAGDKKVLCALSGGVDSSVAAVLVHRAIGDQLTCIYVDHGFMRKNESEQVKDTFIGKFHLNLDFVDASGRFMAKVKGISEPEEKRKRIGNEFIRLFEDEARKLGQIDFLVQGTLYPDIVESGTETAETIKTHHNVGGLPEDMQFELIEPLRMLFKDEVREVGLELGLPEEIVWRQPFPGPGLAIRIIGEITPEKLDYLREADAIVREEIIKAGLHMEVWQYFAVLPSIRSVGVMGDGRTYGYPIVLRAVTSDDAMTADWAKLPYELLEVISNRIVNEVHGVNRVVYDITSKPPGTIEWE; encoded by the coding sequence ATGCAAATGGAACGTGAACTGGTGTTGGTTCTTGACTTTGGTGGACAGTATAATCAGCTGATTGCGCGCCGGGTTAGAGAAGCAAAAGTATATTCAGAGATGATTTCATATAAGACCCCTATAGAAAAGATTAAAGCCATGGCCCCGAAAGGAATTATTTTCTCGGGAGGTCCTGCCAGTGTTAATCAGGAGGGCGCGCCTTTCATTGACCCTGCAATCTATGAACTGGGGATACCGATACTCGGAATCTGTTATGGCATGCAGCTGATGACCGTACAGCTTGGCGGACGTGTGGAGAGACCACAGGCCCATGAATATGGGAAAACAGAAATCACGATTGAATATAATGAAGGGGTCTGGCACGGACTCAAAGGTGCTCGTCAGTGTTGGATGAGTCATGGGGACTCAGTTCTGGAACTGCCTGCCGGTTTCATCCGGGCTGCCTTTACTCCCAATACGCCGGTTGCGGGAATCTACTGTCCGGAAAAGAACTTTTATGGTGTTCAATTTCATCCGGAAGTCAAACATACCCCGGAAGGACAGGCAATGCTTGAAAACTTCCTGTACAGGGTATGCGGCTGCCAAGGCAACTGGACCATGGAATCCTTTATTGAATCCCAGGTACAGGAGATCAGGAAGAGAGCCGGAGATAAAAAGGTCTTATGCGCGTTAAGCGGCGGGGTCGATTCTTCTGTCGCCGCAGTACTTGTTCATAGAGCGATCGGGGATCAGCTGACCTGTATTTATGTCGATCATGGATTTATGCGCAAGAATGAATCGGAGCAGGTCAAGGATACGTTTATTGGAAAGTTTCACCTGAATCTGGATTTCGTCGATGCTTCGGGACGTTTTATGGCTAAGGTGAAAGGAATTTCCGAACCGGAAGAAAAACGCAAACGGATTGGCAATGAATTTATCAGGCTGTTCGAAGATGAAGCCCGTAAGTTAGGCCAGATTGATTTTCTGGTACAGGGTACGCTTTATCCGGATATTGTAGAAAGCGGCACCGAAACAGCTGAAACCATTAAAACGCACCACAATGTTGGCGGGCTGCCTGAAGATATGCAGTTTGAACTGATCGAACCTTTACGGATGCTTTTCAAGGATGAAGTCCGGGAAGTCGGACTGGAACTTGGCTTGCCGGAAGAGATTGTCTGGCGCCAGCCATTCCCAGGCCCGGGGCTTGCAATCCGTATCATTGGCGAAATCACGCCGGAAAAGCTGGATTATTTAAGAGAAGCGGATGCAATTGTCAGGGAAGAGATTATTAAAGCCGGACTCCACATGGAGGTATGGCAATACTTTGCGGTGTTGCCCTCTATCCGTAGTGTCGGCGTGATGGGAGATGGACGCACATACGGTTATCCGATCGTCTTGAGGGCGGTCACGAGCGACGACGCGATGACGGCCGACTGGGCAAAGCTGCCGTATGAACTGCTCGAAGTCATCTCAAACAGGATCGTCAATGAAGTCCACGGTGTGAACCGCGTGGTTTATGACATTACCTCTAAACCCCCCGGAACGATTGAGTGGGAATAA
- the hpt gene encoding hypoxanthine phosphoribosyltransferase yields MERKIAKVLITEKQLKKRVAELGEQITNEYFGKDLLTIGIFKGAVPFFADLIRQIRIPLRYDFMAVSSYGSSNRSSGAVRLLKDLETSVEDKHVLIVEDIVDTGLTLKYLKENLLRRQPLSLKIVTLLDKPERRQVDIQPDYNGFVIPNEFAVGYGLDYDEMYRNLTYIGVLKPEVYEK; encoded by the coding sequence ATGGAAAGAAAGATTGCGAAGGTGCTGATAACCGAGAAACAGCTAAAAAAAAGGGTGGCCGAACTGGGTGAACAGATTACCAACGAATATTTTGGCAAGGATCTTCTGACCATTGGTATTTTTAAAGGGGCTGTGCCTTTTTTTGCAGATTTGATCCGGCAAATCAGAATTCCGTTGAGATATGATTTTATGGCCGTTTCAAGCTATGGGAGCTCCAACCGTTCTTCAGGAGCCGTCAGACTGCTGAAGGATCTGGAAACCAGTGTCGAAGACAAACACGTCCTGATTGTTGAGGATATTGTTGATACAGGGCTTACGCTGAAATACTTGAAGGAAAACCTTCTCAGGAGACAACCCTTAAGCCTGAAGATTGTCACGCTTTTGGACAAGCCGGAGCGGAGACAGGTCGATATTCAGCCTGATTACAATGGCTTTGTGATACCAAATGAGTTTGCAGTCGGCTATGGGCTTGATTATGACGAAATGTACAGGAACCTAACGTATATTGGCGTTTTGAAGCCCGAGGTTTATGAGAAATAA
- a CDS encoding YmaF family protein gives MVQTAKSPSNHNHGSSTHTSCDYGHSHQCLDISGIAIPTGDSHVHHSENFVLYEHGHTHYYKAVSSVSIPLKNGWHAHNWDFYTTVDNGHRHQISGVDMAAPGI, from the coding sequence ATGGTGCAAACTGCGAAAAGCCCGTCAAACCATAATCATGGAAGTTCAACGCATACATCCTGCGATTACGGGCATTCTCATCAATGCTTGGATATTTCGGGAATAGCTATTCCAACCGGTGATAGTCATGTTCATCATTCAGAAAATTTCGTTTTGTATGAGCATGGACATACGCATTATTACAAAGCTGTTTCGAGCGTTTCAATTCCGCTGAAGAATGGATGGCATGCGCATAATTGGGATTTCTACACGACCGTAGACAACGGCCACCGACATCAAATTTCCGGTGTGGATATGGCGGCTCCCGGCATTTGA